One segment of Haemophilus influenzae DNA contains the following:
- the luxS gene encoding S-ribosylhomocysteine lyase: MPLLDSFKVDHTKMNAPAVRIAKTMRTPKGDNITVFDLRFCIPKKEILSPRGIHTLEHLFAGFMRDHLNGDSIEIIDISPMGCRTGFYMSLIGTPNEQQVSEAWLASMQDVLGVQDQTAIPELNIYQCGSYTEHSLEDAHEIAKNVIARGIGVNKNEDLALDNSLLK; encoded by the coding sequence ATGCCATTACTTGATAGTTTTAAAGTGGATCACACAAAAATGAACGCGCCTGCAGTACGCATTGCAAAAACGATGCGCACGCCAAAAGGCGATAATATTACTGTTTTTGATTTACGTTTTTGTATTCCAAAAAAAGAAATTCTTTCCCCAAGAGGTATTCATACACTTGAACATTTGTTTGCTGGATTTATGCGTGATCACTTAAATGGCGATAGCATAGAAATTATTGATATTTCTCCGATGGGATGTCGTACTGGATTTTATATGTCTTTGATTGGCACACCAAATGAACAGCAAGTGTCTGAGGCTTGGTTAGCTTCAATGCAAGATGTTTTAGGTGTACAAGATCAAACCGCTATTCCCGAATTAAATATCTATCAATGCGGAAGCTATACGGAACATTCCTTAGAAGATGCACACGAAATTGCCAAAAATGTTATCGCACGTGGTATAGGGGTAAATAAAAATGAAGATTTGGCACTCGATAATTCCTTATTAAAATAG
- a CDS encoding ATP synthase subunit I: MSRIVQQAKVQYQKAIFIEIVIMLLLACFFALWQMKSAFDFLFGFLSALIPFGVFVYVVFYRKQHLATKLTALYKGEAIKFVLTVVFISISFKYFSVTNFIIFFSGFFIALMLNNLVPFLLRRI, encoded by the coding sequence ATGTCGAGAATTGTACAACAAGCGAAAGTTCAGTATCAAAAAGCTATTTTTATTGAAATAGTCATTATGCTGCTATTGGCTTGTTTTTTTGCTTTATGGCAAATGAAAAGTGCGTTTGATTTTTTATTCGGATTTCTTTCGGCATTAATTCCTTTCGGTGTTTTTGTGTATGTGGTTTTTTATAGAAAACAACATTTAGCCACAAAATTGACCGCACTTTATAAAGGAGAAGCAATAAAATTTGTTTTAACCGTTGTTTTTATTAGTATTTCATTTAAATACTTTTCGGTTACAAATTTTATTATTTTTTTTAGTGGTTTTTTTATTGCATTAATGTTGAATAATTTAGTTCCATTTTTGCTTCGCCGAATTTGA
- the rsmG gene encoding 16S rRNA (guanine(527)-N(7))-methyltransferase RsmG: protein MKAKLVSLLVQANIKISDQQIQQLIDLVNLLNKWNKAYNLTSVRDPQEMLVKHILDSLVVSPYLQGDRFIDVGTGPGLPGLPLAIINPSKQFVLLDSLGKRISFIRNAIRELRLTNATPVLSRVEEYQPEDKFDGVLSRAFASLKDMTDWCHHLPKENGYFYALKGIYQEDEINELNKKYTIQKVIELSVPELIGERHLIVLR, encoded by the coding sequence ATGAAAGCCAAATTAGTCAGTTTACTTGTGCAAGCAAATATAAAAATAAGCGATCAACAAATTCAGCAGTTGATTGATCTGGTCAATTTACTCAATAAATGGAATAAAGCTTATAATTTGACGTCGGTTCGTGATCCACAAGAAATGTTAGTCAAACATATTTTAGATAGTCTTGTAGTAAGTCCTTATTTACAAGGTGATCGTTTTATTGATGTGGGAACTGGCCCAGGTTTGCCAGGCCTGCCTTTAGCTATTATTAATCCTTCCAAACAATTTGTTCTTCTTGATAGTTTAGGTAAGCGTATCAGCTTTATTAGAAATGCTATACGTGAGCTTAGACTTACTAATGCAACCCCTGTTTTAAGTAGAGTAGAAGAATATCAACCTGAAGATAAATTTGATGGTGTACTCAGTCGTGCTTTTGCTTCACTAAAAGATATGACAGATTGGTGTCATCATTTACCAAAAGAAAATGGATATTTTTATGCATTAAAAGGGATTTATCAGGAAGATGAAATTAATGAATTGAATAAAAAATATACTATTCAAAAAGTGATTGAATTATCTGTTCCAGAGCTTATAGGCGAACGACATTTAATCGTTTTACGTTAA
- the atpB gene encoding F0F1 ATP synthase subunit A: protein MSGQTTSEYISHHLSFLKTGDGFWNVHIDTLFFSILAAVIFLFVFSRVGKKATTGVPGKMQCLVEIVVEWVNGIVKENFHGPRNVVAPLALTIFCWVFIMNAIDLIPVDFLPQFAGLFGIHYLRAVPTADISATLGMSICVFFLILFYTIKSKGFKGLVKEYTLHPFNHWAFIPVNFILETVTLLAKPISLAFRLFGNMYAGELIFILIAVMYSANMAIAALGIPLHLAWAIFHILVITLQAFIFMMLTVVYLSIAYNKADH from the coding sequence ATGTCTGGACAAACAACATCGGAATACATTAGCCACCATTTATCCTTTCTCAAAACAGGGGATGGGTTTTGGAATGTTCATATAGATACGTTGTTCTTTTCTATTCTTGCTGCGGTTATTTTCCTATTTGTTTTTTCTCGAGTAGGGAAAAAAGCAACAACTGGCGTTCCAGGAAAAATGCAATGCTTAGTTGAAATTGTAGTGGAATGGGTTAATGGAATCGTGAAAGAAAATTTTCATGGTCCACGTAACGTAGTTGCGCCACTTGCATTAACCATTTTCTGTTGGGTATTCATCATGAATGCTATCGACTTAATTCCTGTTGATTTCTTACCTCAATTTGCAGGTTTGTTCGGTATTCATTATCTTCGTGCAGTGCCGACAGCAGATATTAGCGCAACTTTGGGTATGTCCATTTGTGTTTTCTTTTTAATTCTTTTCTACACAATAAAATCTAAAGGATTCAAAGGTTTAGTTAAAGAATATACGCTTCATCCATTCAACCATTGGGCGTTTATTCCTGTTAACTTTATTCTTGAAACGGTGACTTTATTGGCTAAACCAATTTCACTCGCATTCCGTTTGTTTGGTAACATGTATGCAGGGGAATTGATCTTTATTCTTATCGCTGTGATGTATTCCGCTAATATGGCCATTGCAGCATTAGGGATTCCGTTACATCTTGCTTGGGCTATTTTCCATATTTTGGTTATTACCTTGCAGGCTTTCATCTTTATGATGTTGACGGTTGTTTATTTAAGTATTGCTTATAATAAAGCAGATCATTAA
- a CDS encoding beta-phosphoglucomutase family hydrolase, translating to MLDYKMFNPYEGLIFDMDGTLIDTMPVHAQAWTMVGERFGYEFDCQIMYNFGGATVKTIAGEMMKAANMPLDRIEDVLAAKRELSYQLIPTQSKLLPTFEIVKYFHQKKPMALGSGSHRKIIDMLMDKLAIAPYFNAIVSANDVKEHKPHPETFLRCAELIQANPSRCIVFEDADLGVQAGLNAGMDVFDVRTREIISPR from the coding sequence ATGTTAGATTACAAAATGTTCAATCCATATGAAGGATTGATTTTTGATATGGATGGAACTTTAATTGATACAATGCCCGTGCATGCACAGGCTTGGACGATGGTGGGAGAGCGATTTGGCTATGAATTTGATTGCCAAATTATGTATAACTTCGGTGGGGCGACGGTTAAAACTATTGCAGGGGAAATGATGAAAGCGGCGAATATGCCATTAGATAGAATTGAGGATGTACTTGCTGCAAAACGTGAGTTGTCTTATCAACTTATACCAACTCAATCAAAGTTATTACCAACCTTTGAAATTGTTAAATATTTTCATCAGAAAAAGCCAATGGCTCTAGGTTCTGGCTCACACCGTAAAATTATTGATATGTTGATGGATAAACTGGCTATTGCACCTTACTTTAATGCCATTGTCAGTGCAAACGATGTAAAAGAGCATAAACCGCACCCAGAAACCTTTTTACGCTGTGCTGAATTAATTCAAGCAAATCCAAGTCGTTGTATCGTATTTGAAGATGCGGATTTAGGCGTGCAAGCGGGGTTAAATGCGGGGATGGATGTGTTTGATGTTCGCACGCGAGAAATTATTTCGCCAAGATAA
- a CDS encoding PRD domain-containing protein: MRLFKQLERWKIRKQINQSIIDVIFRLRARLANYWQADVNTPQVDFMLLHIACSLGRIERGGCVSPLYSEMLEEIQSAVIFPQVLAIHQDLLKLMPFSIPEAEQTYFLVNIHSLVLEQKQLKSLK, from the coding sequence ATGCGGTTATTTAAGCAATTAGAACGTTGGAAAATTCGCAAGCAAATAAATCAATCTATTATTGATGTGATATTTCGTTTACGAGCTCGTTTAGCCAATTACTGGCAAGCGGATGTGAATACGCCTCAAGTGGATTTTATGCTGCTGCATATTGCTTGCAGTTTAGGTCGGATAGAACGGGGAGGTTGCGTTTCTCCGCTTTATTCAGAAATGCTAGAAGAAATTCAAAGTGCGGTCATTTTTCCACAAGTTTTAGCTATTCATCAAGATTTACTCAAATTAATGCCATTTTCCATTCCTGAAGCAGAACAAACTTATTTTTTAGTGAACATTCATTCTTTGGTTCTTGAACAGAAGCAATTGAAGTCTTTGAAATGA
- a CDS encoding YqaA family protein — protein MDIFSFFSTDFWQANSLCLMFISAFLSATVLPGNSEVIFVALAVPKLVLGSLFSTDILALVFFATLGNGLGSLTTYGIGRWIPKFDPKNYRTLWAINQLRRYGAIALLLSWLPVIGDLFCAIAGWLRLNFVASSLFIFLGKMVRYVALLFFSTPFLL, from the coding sequence ATGGATATTTTTTCATTTTTTAGTACTGATTTTTGGCAGGCTAATAGCTTATGCCTTATGTTTATCAGCGCGTTTTTGAGTGCAACAGTATTACCAGGTAATTCAGAAGTTATATTTGTTGCGCTTGCTGTACCTAAATTAGTGTTGGGATCTTTATTTAGTACAGATATATTGGCACTCGTTTTTTTCGCCACGCTTGGCAATGGATTGGGGAGTTTAACTACTTACGGGATTGGGCGATGGATACCAAAATTCGATCCCAAAAATTACCGCACTTTATGGGCAATAAATCAGCTACGGCGTTATGGGGCGATTGCTTTACTTTTGAGCTGGCTACCTGTCATTGGCGATTTATTTTGTGCCATAGCTGGTTGGTTAAGATTAAATTTTGTAGCGAGTAGCCTCTTTATCTTTTTGGGAAAAATGGTTCGTTATGTTGCGTTATTATTTTTTAGTACGCCATTCTTATTATAA
- the atpH gene encoding F0F1 ATP synthase subunit delta, translated as MSELTTIARPYAKAAFDFAIEQSAVEKWTEMLGFAAAVAEDETVKAYLSSSLSAQKLADTVISICGEQLDQYGQNLIRLMAENKRLSAIPAVFEEFKHHVEEHQAIAEVEVTSAQPLNATQIEKIAAAMEKRLARKVKLNCNVDNALIAGVIIRTEDFVIDGSSRGQLTRLANELQL; from the coding sequence ATGTCAGAATTAACTACAATAGCTCGCCCTTATGCAAAAGCTGCATTCGACTTTGCCATTGAACAAAGTGCGGTGGAAAAATGGACTGAAATGTTAGGTTTTGCTGCAGCCGTAGCTGAAGATGAAACGGTAAAAGCTTACTTAAGTAGTTCTCTTTCTGCACAGAAATTAGCTGATACAGTAATTTCTATTTGTGGCGAACAATTGGATCAATATGGGCAAAATCTTATTCGGTTAATGGCTGAAAATAAGCGTTTGAGTGCTATTCCTGCGGTGTTTGAAGAATTTAAACATCATGTAGAGGAGCACCAAGCTATTGCAGAAGTTGAAGTAACCTCTGCGCAACCATTGAATGCAACACAAATCGAAAAAATTGCAGCTGCAATGGAAAAAAGATTAGCTCGCAAAGTGAAATTAAATTGCAACGTGGATAATGCACTGATTGCTGGTGTGATTATTCGTACTGAAGACTTTGTGATTGATGGAAGTAGCCGTGGGCAACTTACTCGTCTCGCAAATGAGTTGCAATTATAA
- the atpF gene encoding F0F1 ATP synthase subunit B: MNLNATLIGQLIAFALFVWFCMKFVWPPIINAIETRQSQIANALASAEAAKKEQADTKNLVEQELSAAKVQAQDILDAANKRRNEVLDEVKAEAEELKAKIIAQGYAEVEAERKRVQEELRLKVASLAVAGAEKIVGRSIDEAANNDIIDKLVAEL; encoded by the coding sequence GTGAATTTAAATGCAACATTGATTGGTCAACTTATCGCATTCGCACTTTTCGTGTGGTTTTGCATGAAGTTTGTTTGGCCACCAATTATTAATGCGATTGAAACACGTCAAAGCCAAATTGCGAACGCTTTAGCGTCAGCTGAAGCAGCTAAAAAAGAGCAAGCAGATACGAAAAATCTTGTTGAACAAGAACTTTCAGCTGCAAAAGTACAAGCTCAAGACATTTTAGATGCTGCGAATAAACGTCGCAATGAAGTATTAGACGAAGTGAAGGCAGAAGCCGAAGAACTAAAAGCAAAAATTATTGCTCAAGGTTATGCAGAAGTAGAAGCAGAACGTAAACGTGTTCAAGAAGAATTGCGTCTTAAAGTGGCTTCATTGGCAGTGGCTGGTGCTGAGAAAATTGTGGGTCGTTCTATTGATGAAGCGGCAAACAATGACATTATTGATAAATTAGTTGCAGAGTTATAA
- the atpE gene encoding F0F1 ATP synthase subunit C, with translation METVITATIIGASILLAFAALGTAIGFAILGGKFLESSARQPELASSLQTKMFIVAGLLDAIAMIAVGISLLFIFANPFIGLLH, from the coding sequence ATGGAAACTGTAATTACAGCTACAATCATCGGTGCATCAATTCTTCTTGCATTTGCTGCATTAGGTACTGCAATTGGCTTTGCTATTCTAGGTGGTAAATTCTTAGAATCATCAGCTCGCCAACCAGAATTAGCATCTAGCTTACAAACTAAAATGTTTATCGTGGCTGGTCTTTTAGATGCGATTGCAATGATTGCTGTTGGTATTTCATTACTTTTCATTTTCGCAAACCCATTCATCGGTTTATTACACTAA